In Anopheles gambiae chromosome 2, idAnoGambNW_F1_1, whole genome shotgun sequence, a single window of DNA contains:
- the LOC3291034 gene encoding trypsin-1 yields MKLFTVVLWVELCVLYVVFAREDEEHNRINYDIYVTPIMVSTIADNRFRAKNPLIAWLSTVLSYKPPSFGVETPISSTMKPPPRDCSQCSCGRGKTSSRIVGGDAADLKEYPWIVMLLYRGAFYCGGSLINDRYIVTAAHCVLSFTPQQLLAKLYDVEHGEMVTRAIVKLYGHERFSLDTFNNDIALVKLQQPVEAGGSFIPICLPVAGRSFAGQNGTVIGWGKLANGSLSQGLQKAIVPIISNMQCRKSSYRASRITDNMLCAGYTEGGRDACQGDSGGPLNVGDSNFRELVGIVSWGEGCARPNYPGVYTRVTRYLNWIKSNTRDACVCEHSIA; encoded by the exons ATGAAGCTGTTTACGGTAGTGTTATGGGTGGAGCTGTGCGTGTTGTATGTGGTGTTTGCT CGAGAAGATGAGGAACACAACCGGATCAATTACGACATCTACGTGACGCCAATCATGGTGAGCACTATCGCTGACAACCGGTTTCGTGCAAAAAACCCACTTATAGCGTGGCTTTCGACTGTGCTGAGCTACAAACCTCCGAGCTTCGGCGTGGAGACACCGATCAGTTCAACAATGAAGCCTCCACCACGTGACTGCTCACAGTGTT CTTGTGGTCGAGGTAAGACAAGCTCAAGAATTGTTGGCGGGGACGCGGCCGATTTGAAAGAATATCCTTGGATAGTGATGCTGCTGTATCGGGGTGCTTTCTACTGCGGCGGTTCGTTGATCAATGATCGGTACATAGTGACAGCGGCACATTGTGTGCTAAGCTTCACGCCCCAGCAGCTGTTGGCGAAGTTGTACGATGTAGAGCACGGGGAAATGGTTACTCGCGCGATCGTTAAACTGTACGGTCACGAGCGATTTAGCCTGGATACGTTCAACAATGACATCGCGTTGGTCAAACTGCAGCAGCCGGTAGAGGCAGGCGGTAGCTTTATTCCAATATGTCTTCCCGTTGCTGGCAGAAGCTTTGCGGGTCAAAATGGAACTGTTATCGGTTGGGGAAAGCTAGCGAATGGGAGTTTGTCGCAAGGATTGCAGAAAGCGATAGTGCCAATAATTTCCAACATGCAGTGTCGAAAGTCAAGTTACCGTGCTTCACGCATCACGGACAACATGCTCTGCGCAGGATATACTGAAGGAGGTAGAGATGCCTGTCAG GGTGATAGTGGAGGTCCGTTAAATGTTGGCGATAGTAATTTCCGCGAGCTCGTCGGCATAGTGTCATGGGGAGAGGGATGCGCCCGGCCCAACTATCCCGGAGTCTACACACGAGTGACGCGTTACTTGAACTGGATTAAGTCCAACACCAGAGATGCGTGCGTCTGTGAGCATTCTATAGCGTAA